The following coding sequences lie in one Micromonospora sp. R77 genomic window:
- a CDS encoding ferredoxin, protein MSAVDPTDTRWRLHVDPTRCIGSGICAGVAPKHFVLVDGLSRPVEEQVTPADAVLDAADSCPMEAIVVSDVEGLRIAPEG, encoded by the coding sequence GTGAGCGCGGTGGACCCGACGGACACCCGGTGGCGGCTGCACGTGGACCCGACCCGGTGCATCGGGTCGGGGATCTGCGCGGGCGTCGCGCCGAAGCACTTCGTCCTGGTGGACGGGTTGTCGCGGCCGGTCGAGGAGCAGGTCACGCCGGCCGACGCGGTGCTCGACGCCGCCGACTCCTGCCCGATGGAGGCGATCGTGGTGTCCGACGTGGAGGGGCTGCGGATCGCGCCGGAGGGGTGA